The Lycium barbarum isolate Lr01 chromosome 12, ASM1917538v2, whole genome shotgun sequence genome includes a region encoding these proteins:
- the LOC132625208 gene encoding uncharacterized protein LOC132625208: protein MQVQPAADTTALSYWLNWRFLLCAIWVVTPTVTAVIILWKYERSVNVNPESDGREDCEKRSWLLYFDKAWRPCVKRINPICLAAFRVFALALLTLVLVSDFVVHGSDMMYYYTQWTFALTTIYFGFGSVLSIYGCYRYNKANSGVSKLQMDMEQGLRESLISTDYMNGVKIVNNVEYKGILLVPEVAGRCGYLFQILFQLAAGAVMLTDSVYWFVIFPFLTLKNYEFNIFTVVTHSLNAVLLLGDAALNSLPFPWFRMSYFVIWTGVYVIFQWIVHASVFFWWPYPFLDLSLKYSPAWYLLVALLHIPCYGIFALVVRLKHYVLRRWFPQS, encoded by the exons ATGCAGGTCCAGCCAGCTGCGGATACTACTGCTCTAAGTTATTGGTTGAACTGGAGGTTCTTGCTTTGTGCAatatgggtcgtgacaccaacggTTACAGCAGTGATCATTTTATGGAAATATGAACGATCAGTTAATGTCAATCCAGAATCTGATGGAAGGGAGGATTGTGAGAAAAGGTCTTGGCTTTTGTATTTTGACAAAGCTTGGAGACCATGTGTGAAAAGAATAAACCCAATTTGTTTGGCGGCTTTCCGAGTTTTTGCACTTGCTTTACTCACACTGGTGCTTGTCTCTGATTTTGTTGTTCATGGAAGTGACATGATGTACTATTATACTCA GTGGACATTTGCTTTGACCACCATCTATTTCGGG TTTGGATCAGTACTTTCAATCTATGGCTGTTACCGGTATAACAAAGCAAACAGCGGTGTCAGCAAACTGCAGATGGATATGGAGCAAGGGTTACGCGAGTCCCTTATAAGCACAGACTATATGAATGGAGTCAAGATAGTGAACAATGTGGAGTACAAGGGAATACTTCTAGTTCCTGAAGTTGCTGGACGATGTGGCTACCTCTTCCAGATTCTTTTCCAG CTGGCTGCTGGAGCTGTGATGCTCACTGACTCTGTTTACTGGTTCGTGATCTTCCCATTTCTTACGCTCAAAAACTACGAATTTAACATT TTCACTGTTGTTACGCATTCGCTAAATGCTGTCCTGCTCCTTGGTGATGCAGCTCTGAATTCCTTG CCGTTCCCTTGGTTCCGGATGTCTTATTTTGTCATCTGGACTGGTGTTTATGTCATCTTCCAGTGGATAGTTCATGCCTCTGTATTTTTTTG GTGGCCGTACCCCTTTCTTGACTTATCATTAAAATATTCTCCTGCGTG GTATTTGTTGGTGGCTTTACTGCATATTCCGTGCTACGGAATATTTGCATTAGTTGTTAGACTAAAACATTATGTGTTACGGAGATGGTTCCCCCAATCATAG
- the LOC132625209 gene encoding glutaredoxin — MALAKAKEIVAANPIVVFSKTYCPFCVSVKELLSKLGASFKAIELDSEKDGSEIQAALAEWTGQRTVPNVFIGGKHIGGCDATTALHKEGKLVPLLTEAGALAKSSTA; from the exons ATGGCTCTCGCTAAGGCTAAGGAAATCGTTGCTGCCAATCCAATTGTGGTCTTCAG CAAGACGTACTGTCCGTTCTGCGTTAGCGTCAAGGAGTTGTTGTCTAAGCTCGGTGCCTCCTTCAAGGCCATTGAGTTAGATTCTGAAA AGGATGGAAGTGAGATCCAGGCAGCACTGGCTGAGTGGACTGGTCAGCGAACTGTGCCAAACGTCTTCATCGGCGGGAAGCACATTGGTGGCTGTGATG CCACAACTGCCTTGCACAAGGAAGGGAAGCTTGTTCCACTGCTAACTGAGGCTGGAGCACTTGCTAAATCTTCCACAGCTTAA